A region from the Cryptococcus decagattii chromosome 5, complete sequence genome encodes:
- a CDS encoding peptidyl-prolyl cis-trans isomerase: MSFARRFVSTASTMSQVYFDIAINNAPAGRITFKLFDDVVPKTAQNFRELCTGQNGFGYAGSGFHRVIPQFMLQGGDFTNHNGTGGKSIYGNKFADENFKLRHDRPFLLSMANAGPNTNGSQFFITTVVTSWLDGKHVVFGEVTSGQELVKKIESYGSDSGKPKAKITISASGTV; this comes from the exons CCAGGTTTACTTTGACATTGCCATCAACA ATGCCCCTGCCGGCCGAATCACTTTCAAGCTCTTCGACGATGTTGTCCCCAAGACTGCCCAGAACTTCCGAGAGCTCTGTACCGGCCAGAACGGCTTCGGTTACGCCGGCTCTGGTTTCCACCGAGTGATCCCTCAGTTCATGCTCCAGGGTGGTGAC TTCACCAACCACAACGGCACTGGTGGCAAGTCCATCTACGGCAACAAGTTCGCCGACGAGAACTTCAAGCTCCGTCACGACCGacctttcctcctctctaTGGCCAACGCCGGTCCCAACACCAACGGTTCTCAGTTCTTCATCACTACCGTCGTTACCTCTTGGCTCGATGGCAAGCACGTCGTCTTTGGCGAGGTCACCTCTGGCCAGGAGCTCgtcaagaagattgagTCTTACGGCTCCGACTCTGGCA AGCCCAAGGCCAAGATCACCATCTCCGCCTCTGGCACTGTCTAA